The following nucleotide sequence is from Roseivirga sp. BDSF3-8.
GGGCTTTCGCTCAGCCACCTGGAGACGGAGCGAGAAAGCCTGGAGAAAACTTTCCTGAAACTCGTATCCTGAACCTGATATGAACGTAATCAAACTCGAACTTTTCAAGATAAGCCGGTCGAAGGGCTTTTATATTACTCTGGGCGTATTCTTCGTGCTGGAGATTATCGCTCTTCTGAGTTTTGTGGATGACTTTATCTCTAACCTGGAGGTAAACGGGGAGCAACTTCCGATTTTACATATTATTCAGTTTCCTGATATCTGGGGCTATTTTGCTTACGGTGGGAGGTTTTTCAATATCATTCTTGCCCTGCTGGTAATCAGCCAGGTGGCCCAGGAATACCAGTACAAAACGCTGCGGCAGCACTTGCTGGAGGGTATGAGCCGCACGGGCTTTGTTGCCTCTAAGATGGTGACGGTGGTATTGCTTTGCCTGAGTGCCTCTTTATTACTATTTGTACTGACTCTTATATCTGGATTTAAGAATACGAGCGGGGCGGACTTTGCGCAGGCTACGGAGGGGATGTCTATCATGCTGCCCTTTTTTGTGCAGACCTTTTCTTACCTGTGCCTGGCTATGTTCATAGCGATACTTGTAAGAAAAAGCTATCTGGGGCTCATCCTCTTTCTTCTTTACGGCTTTATAGCGGAGCCCATCTTCAGGTGGGTATTGCCTGAGCCGCTGGGGGAGTATCTTCCCCTGAGTACAATGGGGAATATCATCCCTAACCCGGTGATGGAGGCACTGGGGCAGGCTGAAGCAACGGGGATAGACCAAACTGCGCTTGCACTAAGTGCTATTTATGCGGCCCTGTTTATCTTTGGCTCGCTTGCCTTACTATATAAAAGAGATGTCTGAACAACCGGCACAGCAGATAGCGGTGCACTATGCCCGCAATGACCACCAGTGGCCTGCTTCTATTTATGAGAAGTACCTGGCTCTGTTACCGCAAGCAATGCAGGATAGAATAAGGCGGTTTCACAGATGGCAGGATGCGCAGGCAAGCCTTATTGGTAAGCTTCTCCTGCTGGAGGCATGGAAGCCTCAGGGCCTGGACCAAAGCAGCCTCCGCAAACTGGAGTATACGGAATATCAGCGACCTTACCTGCCGGGTCATGCGGACTTTAATATTACGCATTCGGGCAACATGGTGGCTTGTGCTATCAATCCGGAAGGTAGAATAGGAATAGACATTGAGGTATACAGCGATATTGACCTCAATGACTTTAAGAACTTGTGGACGGAGGCTGAGTACGCGCATATCTATGCTCCTGAAAGTCCCTTATCGGTATTTTTTCATTACTGGGCAAGAAAGGAAGCGGTGATTAAAGCTGACGGTAAAGGGCTTAGTATACCATTGAAAGATATTGAGATAAGCGGAACGGAAGGTATGGTATATAACCGTGAGAGGTTTTACCTGACCAACCTGGAGCTTACCGGGGATGGGGCTAGCTGGCTGGCAACAGACAAGCCAATGTCACTGGCGCCAACCTTACATAAACACGTATACGGCTGATTATTAAGGGGAAGCACTCATCCCAGAATCTGCCTGAGAAAAAATTATGACTTTTTTTCGAAAAGTAGTTTGCACTTATCAAACTTTTGTCTACCTTTGAATTACATAGCTGGTTGAAAAGGGTCTCGCGCAGAAATGCCGGGGCCCCTTTTTTTTGCCCTATTTGGTAATCCCTTTTTTTAGCTGCCTGTTTTTTTAAGCTCAACAGCCTGATTACCCTTGCCGTATAATAACTCAGAGGGCTGCAAACCAAAACCTATCATTCAGGATGAATAGAATTAAACCACTGGATAAGACTCCTTCTACTACAGTGGAACTTTTGCCGGGCGGACAAACCGACTTATCAGCCTGGACTCAGGCACGCTTTAAGATCATTTTCTTCTACAGGGGCTACCATTGTCCGGTGTGCAGGCTTTATCTGCATGACATACAGGTAAAACTGAATGATTTCAGGCAAATGAACATTGAGGTGATCGCTGTAAGTTGTGACACTGCTGAACGGGCAGCTTTGGCGAGGGACGAGTGGCATATGCCTGATCTTACTATTGGCTACGGTATGGACCCGGACTCTGCCAGGGAGTGGGGCCTGTACTTATCGGATGGCCGGGGTAACCTTGAGCCGGACTTGTTCAGTGAGCCTGGCATATTTATCCTGAACTCTGATGGTACATTATATGCTTCTGTCATACAAACCATGCCTTTTTCACGTCCAAGTATTGAACAATTAGTGAAGGACATGCGCTATATTATAGAAAATGATTATCCGCCCAGGGGTACTCACTAAAACACTCTATCGACCGAAAGACTTATTTATCTGATGATTTCCTCTTCTAAGAACCCGATACCGGATGATTTACCTGCTGATCCAAGGTATATGTTTTTTACCTGGGACCCTCAGGATAAAATGGTGACGTCCAGCGGTGAACCGGATGTATTACGTGTAGGAACCAAAAAGAAGGACCTGCCCTCTCCGTATGATGTACTCATTGATAAACTGGACAGGGCTTTTGAAAAAGAGACGTTCCGGCAGGATTTTGATTTCTGCTTTCAGCCGCAAGAGGGAAGGTGGTTCAGGGTCCACTCCTGCCCTTCTACCTGCATATCCCACTCACGGGATGAGGTGATGGTCATACTTACAAACATTAGCGAGAGCAAAAA
It contains:
- a CDS encoding peroxiredoxin-like family protein, encoding MNRIKPLDKTPSTTVELLPGGQTDLSAWTQARFKIIFFYRGYHCPVCRLYLHDIQVKLNDFRQMNIEVIAVSCDTAERAALARDEWHMPDLTIGYGMDPDSAREWGLYLSDGRGNLEPDLFSEPGIFILNSDGTLYASVIQTMPFSRPSIEQLVKDMRYIIENDYPPRGTH
- a CDS encoding ABC transporter permease, translated to MNVIKLELFKISRSKGFYITLGVFFVLEIIALLSFVDDFISNLEVNGEQLPILHIIQFPDIWGYFAYGGRFFNIILALLVISQVAQEYQYKTLRQHLLEGMSRTGFVASKMVTVVLLCLSASLLLFVLTLISGFKNTSGADFAQATEGMSIMLPFFVQTFSYLCLAMFIAILVRKSYLGLILFLLYGFIAEPIFRWVLPEPLGEYLPLSTMGNIIPNPVMEALGQAEATGIDQTALALSAIYAALFIFGSLALLYKRDV
- a CDS encoding 4'-phosphopantetheinyl transferase superfamily protein yields the protein MSEQPAQQIAVHYARNDHQWPASIYEKYLALLPQAMQDRIRRFHRWQDAQASLIGKLLLLEAWKPQGLDQSSLRKLEYTEYQRPYLPGHADFNITHSGNMVACAINPEGRIGIDIEVYSDIDLNDFKNLWTEAEYAHIYAPESPLSVFFHYWARKEAVIKADGKGLSIPLKDIEISGTEGMVYNRERFYLTNLELTGDGASWLATDKPMSLAPTLHKHVYG